From a single Lates calcarifer isolate ASB-BC8 linkage group LG12, TLL_Latcal_v3, whole genome shotgun sequence genomic region:
- the LOC108901455 gene encoding odorant receptor 131-2-like — translation MNSTGRLDGLNEAFSKNFIAFGLCIIINCINGAFVYTYCKSEVLHRDPRYVLYIHLVINDMIMLTFSVALHIFTYTIPLTFAPCCIILLILLTTTKNSPLNLAGMAVERYIAVCRPLHHAQICTVQRAYALIALIWVVSLIPALTDIMVVLATQPLSVFSRIIFCYPSYLYNTPYHKAQSMAVQVLLFSFVVLTLIITYLKVLCAAQAASGSDQASARNARNTILLHGVQLLICTLSFISPLINIISLSIWPQGRTVMLFINYLLTELIPRLLSPLIYGVRDKKFSSLIRLHVFFKYSNSIENKMNLVAPWRKSKQVLQ, via the exons ATGAACTCAACCGGACGTCTGGACGGCCTGAATGAGGCtttctcaaagaacttcatcgCCTTTGGTCTCTGCATCATCATCAACTGCATCAATGGAGCTTTTGTCTACACCTACTGTAAGAGTGAAGTTTTACACCGAGACCCCAG gtATGTGCTGTACATCCATCTGGTGATCAACGACATGATCATGCTAACGTTTTCTGTGGCACTGCACATCTTTACCTACACCATCCCTCTGACGTTTGCTCCCTGCTGCATTATACTGCTCATCTTACTCACTACCACCaa GAACAGCCCTCTGAACCTGGCCGGCATGGCAGTCGAGCGTTACATTGCTGTCTGCCGACCTCTTCATCACGCCCAGATCTGCACTGTCCAGCGAGCCTATGCTCTGATTGCACTCATCTGGGTCGTCTCCCTCATCCCCGCCCTCACAGATATCATGGTCGTCCTCGccactcagcctctctctgtatTCTCAAGGATTATCTTTTGTTACCCTTCATATCTGTACAACACACCGTACCACAAGGCTCAAAGTATGGCTGTTCAG GtccttctgttttcatttgtcgtCCTGACTTTAATCATCACCTACCTGAAGGTCCTCTGTGCTGCCCAGGCAGCTTCTGGTTCTGACCAGGCCTCCGCCAGAAACGCCCGCAACACTATCCTGCTGCACGGAGTCCAGCTCCTCATCTGCACCCTGTCATTCATCTCTCCCCTCATCAACATCATTTCACTTTCCATTTGGCCCCAGGGCCGCACAGTTATGCTCTTCATAAACTATCTGCTCACTGAACTGATTCCACGTCTGCTCAGTCCGCTCATCTACGGCGTCAGAGACAAGAAGTTCAGCAGCCTCATCAGGCTGCATGTCTTCTTTAAATACTCCAACTCTATAGAAAATAAGATGAACCTGGTAGCACCCTGGAGAAAGTCCAAACAGGTGCTACAGTGA
- the LOC108901453 gene encoding odorant receptor 131-2-like, translated as MLVWLTLSIINSSMVHTFLQHSLFYENPRYIMFICMVINDALQLTLVTALYVVSYIFRKIHASVCCLLIMTAVLTTRSTPLILAGMAVERYIAICFPLHYSQMCTVPRTLLLISVILILTAAPPITDLLITIVKEPPSFFHTTIFCDHSLLFRDRSIYYKNCVFDGTYLSFVALTLLYTYCKIMLTARAASTGLASVKRARNTVLLHGVQLLLCMLAFVVPSLQAALISLFPRLSLEIRYIFFLLVYIIPRFLSPVIYGFRDKQFRKYWIRYLACRSQSIVRWYESDKIS; from the exons ATGTTGGTGTGGCTGACCCTCAGTATCATCAACAGCAGCATGGTGCACACCTTCCTACAGCACAG CCTCTTCTATGAGAACCCTCGATACATCATGTTCATCTGCATGGTGATCAACGATGCTCTGCAGCTCACCCTCGTTACAGCTCTCTACGTGGTCAGCTACATCTTCAGGAAGATCCACGCCTCTGTCTGCTGCCTTCTG ATCATGACAGCGGTCCTCACCACCCGCTCCACCCCTCTCATCCTGGCTGGCATGGCCGTGGAGCGCTACATTGCCATCTGCTTCCCCCTGCACTACAGCCAGATGTGCACCGTCCCTCgcaccctcctcctcatcagtgtcatcctcatcctcaccgCCGCCCCACCCATCACCGACCTCCTCATCACCATCGTCAAGGAGCCCCCGAGCTTCTTccacaccaccattttttgcGACCACTCGCTTCTTTTTCGTGACCGGTCCATCTACTACAAGAACTGTGTGTTTGATGGGACGTACCTCTCCTTCGTGGCTCTGACGCTGCTCTACACCTACTGCAAGATCATGCTGACGGCACGAGCCGCCTCGACGGGCCTGGCCTCGGTGAAGAGGGCGAGGAACACGGTGCTGCTTCACGGGGTGCAG ctgctgctgtgcatgCTGGCCTTTGTGGTTCCCTCCCTTCAGGCTGCTCTCATCTCCCTCTTCCCACGCCTGAGTCTGGAGATTCGTTACATCTTCTTCCTGCTCGTCTACATCATCCCCCGTTTCCTGAGCCCTGTCATCTATGGTTTTCGTGACAAACAGTTCAGGAAGTACTGGATCCGGTACCTGGCCTGTCGGAGCCAGAGTATCGTCAGG TGGTATGAGTCTGACAAAATCAGCTGA